The Methylomicrobium lacus LW14 genome window below encodes:
- the gspD gene encoding type II secretion system secretin GspD: protein MLSGCEFMGPKPAEKLKLTPVSEPALNENSGVLFEELQNKKATEESLKSKIELYPASGRFSPRPSSRAGGGSRQPQAKSAGPGTYSLNFDEADLGEVSKVILSDILGQNYVLSPKVAGKVTLQTTEPLTKEELLPALEMVLRLNNAALVKEGRIYHIEPAADAVYSAGVGQGAGQAGFQSRAIPIRYVAAADLLEVIKPLLQEKTGISVDPGRNALIVSGSSAELERIMELVATFDIDVLRGRSFGLFTLEHAAPEDVIKELEAVFDLKGGEEGGDFFRFLPIERLNAVLAITQQQNYLRDIESWVYRLDRATSAHGGGVNVYRVQHMDAVELADELNAIFTGAAMPSKQAKVAPGQTAATITNKSSTEKTKSSQRTASTGKTGDASVSNVGENVRIIADEANNSVVVVATPQEYEVIHKVITQLDVMPLQVLVDAQIVSVSLTDNLEYGIRWYIEHSYAGGTGVAQNRGAPLNSSTPTADVGIKSLALAAATGGFGYAFASDSGDIRALLTSEANKGKVNVISTPSLMVLNNQEASIQVGDEIPLRTSQSTNVTNVNSTTPIIGNSSTQTSGGLVTSGIQQRKTGVKLKVKPRVNANGMVIMDIEQSVERPVQTQSSQIDSPTIQTREITSNVAVLSGETIVLGGLIDDNRSVVKGGFPFLHELPLIGPLFGNTSNTLARTELVVLITPRVVKSNQDSRQIANEFKRKLTGIYEDTPAPSQGSRVN, encoded by the coding sequence ATGCTTTCCGGTTGCGAGTTTATGGGGCCGAAACCGGCGGAAAAACTGAAGTTGACGCCGGTATCCGAACCGGCTTTAAACGAAAACTCCGGCGTTTTATTTGAAGAACTGCAAAATAAAAAAGCGACTGAAGAGTCTTTAAAGTCAAAAATCGAGTTGTATCCTGCTTCCGGCCGTTTTTCGCCAAGACCATCATCGAGGGCGGGCGGCGGCTCCAGACAGCCGCAAGCCAAATCGGCTGGGCCCGGCACTTATAGCCTGAATTTCGACGAAGCCGATCTCGGCGAAGTCTCGAAGGTGATTTTAAGCGATATCCTGGGGCAGAATTATGTGTTGAGCCCGAAGGTTGCCGGTAAAGTGACCTTGCAGACGACCGAACCCTTGACCAAGGAAGAACTGCTGCCGGCTCTGGAAATGGTGTTGCGATTGAATAATGCGGCGCTGGTCAAGGAGGGGCGGATTTACCATATCGAGCCGGCCGCGGATGCCGTGTATAGCGCCGGCGTGGGGCAAGGCGCGGGTCAGGCGGGTTTTCAAAGCCGCGCGATTCCGATCCGCTATGTGGCGGCGGCCGATCTGCTCGAAGTGATCAAGCCGCTGTTGCAGGAAAAAACCGGCATCAGTGTGGATCCCGGCAGAAACGCGCTGATCGTTTCCGGGTCATCCGCGGAACTTGAGCGTATCATGGAATTGGTCGCCACCTTCGATATCGATGTGCTGCGCGGCCGCTCGTTCGGTCTGTTTACTTTGGAGCATGCGGCTCCCGAGGACGTTATCAAGGAGCTGGAGGCCGTGTTCGATTTGAAGGGCGGAGAAGAGGGCGGTGATTTTTTCCGCTTTTTGCCGATTGAGCGCTTGAATGCGGTATTGGCGATTACGCAGCAGCAGAACTATTTGCGCGATATTGAAAGCTGGGTGTACCGATTAGACCGGGCGACTTCGGCGCATGGCGGCGGCGTCAATGTCTATCGTGTTCAGCACATGGATGCGGTCGAATTGGCTGACGAATTGAACGCGATCTTTACCGGCGCCGCGATGCCGAGCAAGCAGGCCAAAGTCGCGCCAGGTCAAACGGCGGCTACGATAACCAATAAAAGTTCTACCGAAAAGACTAAGAGTTCGCAGCGGACGGCATCAACCGGAAAGACCGGCGATGCCTCGGTTTCCAATGTCGGTGAAAATGTCAGGATCATTGCCGATGAAGCGAACAATTCGGTTGTGGTCGTGGCGACGCCTCAGGAGTATGAGGTAATCCATAAAGTGATCACGCAGCTTGACGTCATGCCATTGCAGGTGTTGGTGGATGCCCAGATCGTCTCCGTCTCGTTGACCGATAATTTGGAATACGGCATCAGGTGGTACATCGAACACTCGTATGCGGGGGGAACTGGTGTTGCACAAAACAGAGGTGCACCCTTAAACTCGTCGACGCCAACTGCCGATGTAGGTATAAAATCGCTTGCGCTTGCGGCCGCTACGGGGGGATTCGGTTATGCTTTCGCAAGCGATTCAGGTGATATCCGAGCCCTTTTAACCTCAGAAGCGAACAAAGGTAAAGTCAACGTCATCTCGACGCCCTCCTTGATGGTCTTGAATAACCAGGAGGCATCAATTCAGGTCGGTGACGAAATTCCGTTAAGAACCTCGCAATCCACGAATGTCACCAATGTCAACTCAACAACCCCTATTATTGGAAATAGTAGTACCCAGACTTCGGGTGGATTAGTCACCAGCGGCATCCAACAGCGTAAAACCGGTGTGAAATTGAAGGTTAAGCCGAGGGTTAACGCCAATGGCATGGTCATCATGGATATCGAACAAAGCGTCGAAAGACCCGTTCAAACCCAGTCCAGCCAAATCGACTCACCAACGATCCAAACCCGCGAAATCACAAGCAATGTGGCGGTTTTAAGCGGGGAAACCATCGTGCTCGGTGGTTTAATCGACGACAATAGAAGCGTGGTAAAAGGAGGCTTTCCCTTTTTACATGAATTACCGTTGATTGGACCGTTGTTCGGTAACACGTCAAATACTCTGGCTCGAACTGAGCTGGTGGTTCTCATTACTCCGCGCGTCGTGAAATCCAATCAGGATTCAAGGCAGATAGCTAATGAATTCAAACGCAAACTGACCGGAATTTATGAAGACACTCCGGCGCCCTCACAGGGTTCACGGGTGAATTAG
- a CDS encoding GspH/FimT family protein: MRPLLQVSLRRSQGFTLLELLIVLVIIVLGFSVVALNLSSGTGAFEHKAVVRDVVSALRYARGQALMRHQEMTVAFDLANNTYKVGDRDKDYSIPESIAVTVVTAQSELTGEGQANIRFFADGSSTGGRVVLDRGEVSKQIDINWLTGQLEVEDVTRD; the protein is encoded by the coding sequence ATGAGGCCTCTCTTGCAGGTTTCGCTGCGCCGATCCCAAGGATTTACCTTGCTCGAACTGCTGATCGTACTGGTCATCATCGTTCTCGGGTTTTCGGTCGTCGCGTTAAATTTATCCTCAGGCACAGGCGCTTTTGAGCACAAGGCCGTGGTCAGGGACGTCGTGTCCGCGTTGCGGTATGCCAGGGGCCAGGCGCTGATGAGGCATCAGGAGATGACCGTGGCGTTCGATCTTGCCAACAATACGTATAAGGTAGGCGACCGTGACAAGGACTATTCGATACCCGAGTCGATTGCGGTGACGGTGGTGACAGCGCAGAGCGAACTGACCGGAGAGGGTCAGGCCAATATCCGCTTTTTTGCGGACGGCTCTTCGACCGGCGGGCGGGTGGTTTTGGACCGAGGCGAGGTGTCGAAGCAAATCGACATCAACTGGCTGACCGGTCAACTCGAAGTCGAAGATGTTACGCGCGACTGA
- the gspM gene encoding type II secretion system protein GspM, protein MSKEKNRNIQRGLAVGLLAAVILLLIAVVFVPAVSKWMDLHEEKGQLALKLRQYERILAGKDAVIDSVGTVKEAIQEQNYFNSQSTEALASAEVQEFIKKAIVDAGGQLSSTQALPVKSKDKFSLLTVSVRMTGNSEVLRSVLYRLETSTPLIIIDQLDIRPMRGVRNRNTRQIEQTNDLNVNFQAVSFMRKKAE, encoded by the coding sequence GTGAGCAAAGAAAAGAATAGGAACATACAGCGCGGGTTGGCCGTCGGTCTTCTGGCCGCGGTGATTTTGCTGCTGATCGCGGTTGTTTTTGTGCCGGCGGTCAGCAAGTGGATGGATCTGCACGAAGAAAAAGGCCAGCTTGCGCTTAAATTGAGGCAATATGAAAGGATATTGGCCGGCAAGGATGCGGTGATCGATAGCGTCGGCACCGTCAAGGAAGCGATCCAGGAGCAAAACTATTTCAATAGCCAAAGTACCGAGGCGCTGGCTTCGGCCGAAGTGCAGGAGTTCATTAAGAAAGCGATCGTGGATGCGGGCGGCCAACTCAGCAGCACGCAAGCCTTGCCGGTAAAAAGCAAGGACAAATTCAGCCTGTTGACGGTCAGCGTGCGCATGACCGGCAATTCGGAGGTGTTGCGCTCAGTCCTCTATCGGCTGGAAACATCGACTCCGCTGATTATCATCGATCAGTTGGACATCCGGCCCATGCGCGGAGTCAGGAATCGGAACACCCGGCAGATTGAACAGACCAATGACTTGAATGTGAATTTTCAGGCGGTCAGTTTTATGAGAAAGAAGGCCGAATGA
- a CDS encoding PilN domain-containing protein → MLNLNSTIELDFKKFFRWWRKELAFLVPEKLRALISDKHDTVIIRTQGNQFELTYAGEAQEPLAVLSRNEEGAAQFSELLATDERLAKAHFIVRLHRAEGICRELALPAAAKENLAQVVAYELARFTPFKPEQVYFAVKLLDTAAEPGLIQVLLILTPREVLDGLYADLTALGIAPLFADYEDAENDLEQLDAAYDLFPEWLGANTSKTSHLIYAALAGGVILLLAAVLFLPVLFEYQTVTLLQEKIDAIEKDAKKIKGMQAEIDAVIAETEDLIKAKNASPPVIEMLNTLSALIKDDTTWLTYLQFADGHLQIQGESPSASGLIAVLEDSETFANAKFVSPVTQDTTTGFERFQITADIVKAEQSGEQRKE, encoded by the coding sequence ATGCTAAATCTTAATTCGACAATCGAACTGGATTTTAAAAAGTTCTTTAGATGGTGGCGGAAAGAGCTCGCTTTTTTGGTGCCTGAAAAACTCAGGGCGCTCATTAGCGACAAGCACGATACGGTCATCATAAGGACCCAGGGCAATCAATTCGAATTGACTTACGCCGGCGAGGCGCAAGAGCCTTTGGCCGTGCTGAGCCGTAATGAAGAAGGCGCTGCGCAATTCAGTGAATTGTTGGCAACGGATGAACGGCTCGCCAAGGCCCATTTTATTGTGCGTCTGCATCGTGCGGAAGGGATTTGCCGGGAGCTGGCGTTGCCGGCGGCCGCCAAAGAAAATCTGGCACAGGTGGTTGCCTACGAATTGGCGAGATTTACGCCGTTTAAACCGGAACAGGTCTATTTTGCGGTAAAATTACTGGATACGGCGGCTGAGCCCGGGCTGATCCAGGTGCTGCTGATATTGACCCCGCGCGAAGTGTTGGATGGCCTTTATGCGGATCTTACCGCGCTTGGAATTGCACCGTTATTCGCGGATTATGAAGACGCGGAAAATGATTTGGAGCAACTCGACGCAGCCTACGATTTATTCCCGGAGTGGCTCGGCGCCAACACCAGTAAAACCTCCCATCTGATCTATGCGGCGCTGGCGGGGGGCGTGATTCTGCTATTGGCGGCGGTGTTGTTCTTGCCTGTGCTGTTTGAATATCAGACGGTCACGCTGTTGCAGGAAAAAATCGATGCGATAGAGAAAGATGCCAAGAAGATCAAAGGCATGCAGGCAGAGATCGATGCCGTGATAGCGGAAACCGAAGATTTGATCAAGGCGAAAAACGCTTCGCCGCCCGTCATCGAGATGCTGAATACGCTGAGCGCCTTGATCAAGGACGACACTACCTGGCTGACTTATTTGCAGTTTGCGGACGGCCATCTGCAGATACAAGGCGAATCGCCTTCCGCTTCCGGCTTGATTGCGGTGCTGGAAGATTCGGAAACCTTTGCGAATGCCAAATTCGTTTCGCCGGTGACTCAGGATACGACGACCGGTTTTGAGCGTTTTCAGATAACGGCCGATATTGTCAAAGCGGAACAGTCCGGTGAGCAAAGAAAAGAATAG
- the gspG gene encoding type II secretion system major pseudopilin GspG, with protein sequence MRHIYRKQSGFTLLELLVVLAIISMLAGLVGPKVMKHMAEAKSKAAKVQISELSQALEMYKLDMDRYPTSSQGLAALVESSDNAKRWNGPYLGKSKVPLDPWQNEYHYVAPGEHGPFDLFSFGADEKEGGEGENRDVLSWE encoded by the coding sequence ATGAGACACATTTATCGTAAACAGAGCGGTTTTACCCTGTTGGAATTATTGGTCGTGTTGGCGATCATTTCGATGCTGGCCGGTCTGGTCGGACCGAAAGTCATGAAACATATGGCGGAAGCCAAGAGCAAAGCCGCAAAAGTACAGATTTCCGAATTGAGTCAGGCGCTGGAAATGTACAAGCTGGACATGGACCGTTATCCTACGTCTTCCCAAGGCTTGGCGGCGCTGGTCGAGTCGTCCGATAATGCAAAGCGCTGGAATGGCCCTTATCTGGGCAAGTCAAAAGTGCCGCTGGACCCGTGGCAAAATGAATACCATTATGTTGCACCGGGCGAACATGGGCCCTTCGATCTGTTTTCTTTCGGTGCGGATGAAAAAGAAGGCGGCGAAGGCGAGAATCGGGATGTGCTGAGCTGGGAGTAA
- a CDS encoding general secretion pathway protein GspK: MLTNNSGGRCGDLMALRMRPLAFAMPRHQGFALVLVLWVLSLLMIMAASFSLTMRRETGVIAGLTGGAQALAAAESGIAMAQMMLMNPDPAKRWHTDGNIYQIQFLNALVRIRLQSETGKIDVNNANQVQLQQLMAQVPIDEEKQTALVSAIMDWRDPDDLVNIEGAEKKEYKEAGKLYQPRNKPFQSLEELQMVLGMDETILKQLEPLVTIYSGQPQVDLAQASREVMLALGLDAALVEQCMELRRQSAITGLPMQPVSLGPGFNCGSGQGNIIEIIAESQLENGSGAIIKTIVTYNQVVGGTAGGALPFQTLSWKREERADTSLFSEDKDSLLVTPNAKS, from the coding sequence ATGCTGACGAATAATTCCGGAGGCCGCTGCGGAGATTTGATGGCGTTGCGCATGCGGCCGCTTGCGTTCGCCATGCCGAGACACCAAGGCTTTGCCTTGGTGTTGGTGCTGTGGGTGTTGTCGTTGTTGATGATCATGGCGGCAAGCTTTTCTCTGACGATGCGGCGAGAAACCGGGGTGATAGCCGGCCTCACCGGCGGCGCGCAGGCTCTGGCGGCGGCCGAATCCGGCATCGCGATGGCACAGATGATGCTGATGAACCCGGACCCGGCCAAGCGCTGGCATACCGACGGTAATATTTATCAGATACAATTTCTGAATGCGTTGGTCAGAATCCGCTTGCAAAGCGAAACCGGCAAGATCGATGTGAACAACGCGAATCAGGTGCAGCTGCAGCAACTGATGGCGCAAGTTCCCATTGACGAGGAAAAACAGACCGCTTTGGTTTCGGCAATCATGGATTGGCGCGATCCTGACGACCTCGTCAACATCGAGGGGGCGGAAAAAAAAGAATATAAAGAGGCGGGCAAACTGTATCAGCCGAGAAATAAGCCGTTTCAGTCGCTTGAAGAACTGCAAATGGTATTGGGCATGGATGAGACGATTTTGAAGCAATTGGAGCCCTTGGTCACGATATACTCCGGGCAGCCGCAAGTCGATTTGGCGCAGGCATCGAGAGAAGTGATGCTGGCTTTGGGATTGGATGCGGCGCTGGTGGAGCAATGCATGGAATTGCGCAGGCAAAGTGCGATAACCGGGTTGCCGATGCAGCCTGTGAGCTTGGGGCCGGGTTTCAATTGCGGATCGGGACAGGGCAACATCATTGAAATTATTGCCGAATCTCAACTTGAGAATGGTTCGGGCGCTATAATAAAAACCATCGTGACCTATAATCAGGTGGTGGGCGGAACGGCGGGCGGCGCGTTGCCGTTTCAAACTTTAAGCTGGAAACGCGAAGAAAGAGCCGATACATCGTTATTTTCCGAGGACAAGGACTCATTATTAGTGACGCCGAATGCTAAATCTTAA
- a CDS encoding prepilin-type N-terminal cleavage/methylation domain-containing protein produces MRSPKSVQGFTLIEVLLAMTLLSVMMTLLFVSLKMCAESWEKGEKKIFEVSETAGVVNFFQRHLVMAKPLWNDFTKEERLFSFQGDRQTLQFVSSFPASAGRAGLQLFTIQLLNENRENVIKVTIAPFYPVAEGDEWITEEETLIRHVGNFSLAYFGQEAGESESRWQDQWLQREELPKLVKIKVDLENQVFWPEMTFELKLAGATDASGVASDQSGDEDSQDAQGDEEGAQDNADE; encoded by the coding sequence TTGCGAAGCCCTAAGTCGGTTCAAGGTTTTACGCTGATTGAAGTGCTGCTGGCGATGACTCTGCTCAGCGTGATGATGACGCTGTTGTTTGTCAGCTTGAAAATGTGCGCGGAAAGCTGGGAAAAGGGCGAGAAAAAAATTTTTGAAGTCAGCGAAACCGCCGGCGTCGTCAATTTTTTTCAGCGCCATTTGGTGATGGCGAAGCCCCTCTGGAATGATTTTACCAAGGAAGAACGGCTTTTTTCCTTTCAAGGCGATCGCCAGACGTTGCAGTTCGTCTCTTCTTTTCCGGCCAGCGCGGGCAGAGCCGGCTTGCAGCTGTTCACGATACAATTACTGAACGAAAACAGGGAAAATGTCATAAAAGTGACGATTGCGCCGTTTTATCCTGTTGCCGAGGGCGATGAATGGATCACTGAAGAAGAGACCTTGATCAGGCATGTCGGCAATTTTTCGCTGGCCTATTTCGGCCAGGAAGCCGGAGAAAGCGAGAGCCGTTGGCAGGACCAATGGCTGCAAAGGGAGGAATTGCCCAAATTGGTCAAAATCAAGGTCGATCTTGAAAATCAAGTGTTCTGGCCGGAAATGACTTTCGAGTTAAAATTGGCGGGCGCCACAGATGCTTCAGGGGTGGCATCGGATCAATCCGGCGATGAAGATAGTCAGGATGCCCAAGGCGATGAGGAGGGCGCGCAAGACAATGCTGACGAATAA
- a CDS encoding type II secretion system F family protein, translating into MPLYAYKAINSLGETEEGVRDASDEASLIGLLQAEGYIPIKVSPASAKNFLGLSLGAKQTKLSQKEIGMFTSELATLLDSGLPLDKSLTVLIDLTEDNEKLSKLIARVLEKVKGGSSLADALDKQPGVFSRFYLNMIRAGEAGGSLGDVLNRLAEYLERSRELKDTVSTALIYPAVLLVMSLASLFVMLIFVVPQFTEMFESAGQQLPVSTQIVVGLAEWLQSYWWLLIGGAIFAVSYMRFQLADPVRKKVWDGRFLKLPLADMVIVNKETANMTRTLGTLLGNGVSILSALVIVKETVDNLVLVDAIQFAEEELKQGKRMSDALVKTGIFPKMAVQMIRMGEETGHLEEMLLRVAEIYDKQLRIAIQRMLALLEPALIITLGLMIAGIIVSILLAILSVNDLAF; encoded by the coding sequence ATGCCGCTGTATGCCTATAAAGCGATCAACAGCCTCGGCGAAACCGAGGAAGGGGTGCGGGATGCCAGCGACGAGGCCAGCCTGATCGGCCTGTTACAGGCGGAAGGCTACATTCCGATCAAGGTCAGCCCGGCCAGCGCAAAAAATTTTCTCGGCCTGAGTCTGGGAGCAAAACAGACCAAGCTGAGTCAAAAGGAAATCGGCATGTTTACCAGTGAACTGGCGACCCTGCTTGATTCCGGCTTGCCGTTGGATAAGTCGCTGACCGTGTTGATCGATCTGACCGAAGACAATGAAAAACTGAGCAAGCTGATTGCGAGGGTGTTGGAAAAGGTCAAGGGCGGCTCGTCCCTGGCCGACGCGCTGGACAAGCAGCCCGGCGTTTTTTCGCGTTTCTATCTGAACATGATTCGGGCTGGCGAGGCTGGCGGCAGCCTGGGCGATGTGTTGAACCGGCTGGCGGAATATCTGGAGCGCTCGCGCGAATTGAAGGACACGGTCAGCACCGCGCTGATCTATCCGGCGGTGTTGTTGGTGATGTCGCTGGCGTCGCTGTTCGTGATGCTGATTTTTGTGGTGCCGCAGTTTACCGAAATGTTTGAAAGCGCGGGCCAGCAATTGCCGGTGTCGACGCAGATCGTGGTCGGCCTCGCCGAATGGCTGCAGAGCTATTGGTGGCTATTGATCGGCGGCGCGATTTTTGCGGTCAGCTATATGCGCTTTCAATTGGCCGATCCGGTCAGAAAGAAGGTGTGGGACGGCCGTTTTCTGAAACTGCCGCTTGCCGACATGGTTATCGTGAACAAGGAAACCGCGAACATGACCCGGACCCTGGGAACTTTATTGGGCAATGGCGTTTCCATACTTTCCGCCTTGGTCATCGTCAAGGAGACCGTGGACAATCTGGTGCTGGTCGACGCGATCCAGTTTGCGGAAGAGGAGTTGAAGCAGGGCAAACGGATGTCCGATGCCTTGGTCAAAACCGGAATTTTTCCCAAAATGGCCGTGCAAATGATTAGAATGGGCGAAGAAACCGGGCATCTGGAAGAAATGCTGCTGCGTGTGGCCGAAATCTACGATAAACAGTTGAGAATCGCGATTCAGCGCATGCTGGCCTTGCTGGAGCCGGCCTTGATCATCACCCTGGGGCTGATGATCGCCGGCATCATCGTCTCGATTCTGCTGGCCATTTTGAGCGTCAATGATTTGGCTTTCTAA
- a CDS encoding type IV pilus modification PilV family protein: MLRATDRSQAMLAMQRQLKFQRGFSLLEILVAFSIMAIALGVLLNIFSSGLRNATVSEDYTAAVQIAEAMIAMPGVEGPLQSGQASGVVNDKYRWDLTVTPFVLTAEGIDTQAIPAQLFMVTATVSWGGQNRRGGGARQFELTKLKLAGVAVAKP; encoded by the coding sequence ATGTTACGCGCGACTGACCGGAGCCAGGCGATGCTTGCGATGCAAAGACAGCTTAAATTTCAGCGCGGCTTTTCGTTGCTCGAAATTCTGGTGGCTTTTTCGATCATGGCAATCGCCTTGGGCGTGTTATTGAATATTTTTTCTTCGGGTCTGCGCAATGCAACGGTTTCGGAAGACTATACCGCCGCGGTGCAGATCGCCGAGGCCATGATCGCGATGCCGGGTGTCGAAGGCCCCTTGCAGTCAGGGCAGGCGTCCGGCGTGGTAAATGATAAATATCGTTGGGATCTGACGGTAACGCCTTTTGTTTTGACCGCCGAAGGGATCGATACGCAGGCCATTCCCGCCCAGTTATTCATGGTCACTGCCACGGTCAGCTGGGGAGGGCAAAATCGCCGAGGCGGTGGCGCAAGGCAGTTCGAGCTGACAAAGCTGAAATTGGCGGGGGTTGCCGTTGCGAAGCCCTAA